GGCCATGCCCACGGTAATTTCCGGTCCCAACAGCACCAGCGGGTTACCCTGAAAAGTGACCACATTGTTTCTCTTGTTCATGGTATACGCTCCTTTGGTTTGTTCGTTGGCGAAATCAGAAACAATTCCGGCCGGACTCTTCGACCGCTGTGGCACGCGCCAAGTATAAGCCCGGAGCCGCCCGGACTATTGAGGATTGGTGCAGTCCCGGCGGACCAGTCCCTTGGCAAGGGGGATGATGTCCGCCGAGGAACAAAAGAGGGACTCTCTGGTGACATCCTGCAGTGCCTCGCACAGCACCTGATCCATGCTCTCCACCAGCACGATTTCCACATCCTTCAGGATGGCCTTGGGCACTTCCTTCAGATCCCGCTCGTTTTCCGCCGGCAAAAGCACCCGGGACACCAGACCCCGGTGGGCGGCCAGCAGTTTTTCCCGCACTCCGCCGATGGGCAGCACCCGGCCGCGCAGGGTGATTTCTCCGGTCATGGCCACATCGTTGCGCACCGGGATGTTCAGCAGAGCCGAAACCAGGCAGGTCGTCAGTGTGATGCCCGCCGACGGCCCGTCCTTGGGCGTGGCGCCCTCGGGCACATGGATGTGAATATCCACGTCTTTGTAAAAATCACGGCGCAGGCCGAAAAGTTCCGAGCGGGAACGGATATAGCTCAGGGCCGCCCGGGCCGACTCCTGCATGACGTCCCCCAGTTTGCCCGTGGTCTCCACCTTGCCCGATCCCGGCATGAGTGCAGCCTCCACGAAAAGCAGCTCACCGCCCGTCTGGGTCCAGGCCAGTCCCGTGGCCACACCCACCTGGGCTTTGTCTTCGCGCTGGTCGTGCCGCACCTTGGGAACGCCCAGATAGGTTCCGAGCATATCCTTGTCCACGGAGACATTGCGCTCCAGATCCTTTTCCTCCACCAGCATCCGGGCCACCTTGCGGCAGATGGACGCCAGTTCCCGCTCCAGGCCGCGCACTCCGGCCTCGCGGGTATAGCGCCGGATGATTTCCAGAATAGCGTCCCTGTTCAGAGTCAGGTTTCCGGGCTTCAACCCGTGCTGTTCCAGCTGCCGGGGCAGAAGAAAGTCCGTGGCGATGCATTCCTTCTCGGTTTCCAGATAACCGGGAATGGTGATGACCTCCATGCGGTCCTGAAGAGGCAGAGGGATACTTTGCAGGGAATTGGCCGTGGTGATGAAAAAAATGGACGACAGATCGTAATCCATGTCCAGATAGTGGTCGTTGAATGCGATGTTCTGTTCCGGATCCAGCACTTCCAGCAGCGCCGCCGACGGATCGCCCCGGAAGTCCGTGCTCATCTTGTCCACCTCGTCCAGGCAGAAGACCGGATTGTTGGAAGAAACCCGCTTCAGGGACTGGATGATCTTTCCAGGCAACGCGCCCACGTAGGTGCGGCGATGCCCCCGGATTTCAGCCTCGTCCCGGACACCGCCCAGAGAAAGGCGCACGAACTCCCGGCCCGTGGCTCTGGCGATGGATTTGGCCAGAGACGTCTTGCCCACTCCCGGAGGCCCCACCAGGCAGAGGATGGGCCCGCGCAGCTTCTTCACCAGGGCCTGTACGGCCAAGTATTCCAGAATGCGCTCCTTGGGCTTTTCCAGGCCATAGTGGTCGGCGTCCAGTATCTTCTGGGACTCGGCGATGTCGGTGTCCACCTCGCGCACCACGTTCCAGGGCAGGGCCAGAATCCAGTCCACATAATTGCGCAGTACCGCGTATTCCGCCGAAGAAGAGGGCGTCTGGCGCAGTTTCTTCATCTCCGCCAGGACCTTTTCCCGGGCTTGTTCCGGCATGTTCTTGGCGGCGAGCTGCGCCTCCAGTTCTTCCATGTCGGCCTTGGGATCGAAATCCCGGCCCATCTCCTTGTGAATGGCCTTGAGCTGCTCACCCAGGTAGTAATCCTTCTGGTTCTCCTCCATCTGCTTCTTGACCCGGTTCTTGATTTTCTTCTCCAGAGAGAAAATCTCCACCTCTTCCTGGATCAGTTCATAGACCCGTTCCAGGCGGCGGACCGGATCGAGGATCTCCAGCACGGTCTGCTTGCGGTCAAAGGAGGCTTTCAGATGCGGCGCCACGGCATCGGCCAGATGACCGGGGTCGCTTATGCTCGTTATGGCCAGAATGGCTTCCTTGGCCAGTTTGCGGTTGACCTGGCCGTACTCCTCCATGACCTCATGGGTGGTCCGGACCAGAGCTTCGCCCTCCATGTCCGCCCCCGCCACATCGGGCAGGGCGGACACGCGGGCCATCTGGATTTCGTCCATGGACAGCAAGCCCTCGCTTCTGTCCCAGGAAGCGCGATACAGACCCTCGAACAGCACTTTGACTGTGCCGTCAGGCAGACGCAGCATCTGCAGGATCTTGCTGACCACACCCACGTCGAAAAGCCCGTCCGTATCCGGACGCTCCTGGCCGGGATCCTTCTGGGAAATCAGAAAAATGAGCTTGTCGTATTTTTCCAGAGCCGTCTCAATGGCTTTGATGGAAGAGTCCCGCCCCACGAACAACGGCACGATGGCCTTGGGGAACATGACCACTTCCCGCAGGGACATGAGCGGCAGAAACATGCTCTCCGCGGGAATGCGTAAAAAGGCGATCGGTTCGGACATGACTTTCTCGGATCAGGCGCTTTTGGCCTCGGGTTTAAACAGGATGAGGGGCTCCTTGCCGTCCTCCACCACCGCCCGGTTGATCACGCATTCGGCCACGTTCTTCATGGACGGGATGGTGTACATGATGTCGAGCATGATGGATTCCATGACCGAACGAAGGCCGCGCGCGCCTGTCTCCAGCTTGATGGCCCTGGCGGCCACGGCTTTCAGGGCGTTGGTGGTGAATTTCAGTTCCACGCCCTCCAGTTCGAACATCTTCTTGTACTGACGGATGAGGGCGTTCTTGGGCTCTTGCAGAATACGCACCAGATCGGCCTCGGTCAGTTCATCGAGAGAAGTGATGACGGAAATACGCCCCGTGAACTCCGGGATGAGGCCGTAGCGGATGAGATCCGTAGGATGCACCTGGCGCAGCAGCGCCCCTTGAGTGTTCTCGTCCTTGGAACGCACCTTGGCTCCGAAACCCATGACCGAGCCCTGCACGCGCTGCTTGACGACATCTTCCAGACCGATGAATGCGCCGCCGACGATGAACAGGATGTTGGAGGTATCCAGGCGGATGAATTCCTGCTGCGGATGCTTGCGCCCGCCCTTGGGCGGGATGTTGGCCAGAGTGCCTTCGACGATCTTGAGCAGAGCCTGCTGCACACCCTCCCCGGAAACGTCGCGGGTGATGGACGGGCTGTCGGACTTGCGCGAAATCTTGTCGATCTCATCCACGTAGATGATGCCCCTGGCCGCTGCTTCCAGATCGTAATCGGCGTTCTGCACCAGCTGCACCAGAATGTTCTCCACATCTTCGCCCACGTAACCGGCTTCGGTCAGGGTCGTGGCATCGGCGATGGCGAAGGGCACTTTCAGAATCCGGGCCAGAGTCTGGGCCAGAAGCGTCTTGCCCGACCCGGTGGGGCCGATGAGCAGGATGTTGCTCTTGTCCAGCTCCACGTCGTCCGTGGCCTGGGCGCGATACCTGATGCGCTTGTAATGGTTGTACACCGCCACGGACAGAATTTTCTTGGCATCATGCTGGCCGACGACGTAATCGTCCAGAGCGGCCTTGATTTCCTGCGGCAGGGGAATTTCCTGCGGCGCGGCATCTTCCTTGCGGTTGTCGTTCTTTATGATGTCGCAGCACAGGGCCACGCATTCGTTGCAGATATATACTTCGGGGCCGGCGACAATCCGCTGGACCTCGTCCTGAGCCTTGCCGCAAAAGGAGCAGGCCAGCTGGCCCCCGTTTTTTCCGTTCGCCATGGCGTCCCCTCCTCTACTTCAGTTCCTTGCGGGAGGCCAGGACCTGATCAATGAGGCCATATTCGGCGGCTTCCTCGCCGCTCATGAAATAATCCCGCTCCGTATCCTGTTCCACCCGCTCCAGGGTCTGGCCGGTATGGGAGGCCAGAATGCCGTTCAGGGCTCCGCGCAGTCTCAGGATTTCCTTGGCCTGGATGGCGATGTCCGAAGCCTGACCCTGAAATCCGCCCATGGGCTGATGGATCATGATGCGCGAATGGGGCAGGCTGTAGCGCATGCCCTTCTCCCCGGCGGCCAGGAGCACGGCGCCCATGCTCGCGGCCTGGCCGATGCACAGGGTGGCCACGGGGGCGGAGATGTACTGCATGGTATCGTATATGGCCATGCCCGCGGTCACGGAACCGCCCGGCGAGTTGATATACATATTGATCTGCTTCTCCGGGTTTTCGGACTCCAGAAAAAGCAGCTGGGCGCAGATGGAATTGGCCACATGATCGTCGATGGGCGTACCCAGAAGAACGATGCGGTCCTTCAGCAGCCGGGAATAAATATCGTACATCCGTTCACCGCGGCCGGTGTTTTCGATGACGAAGACGGAATTTCTGACCATGGATGCTCCTCGATGTTTCATCCGCAGGCCCGCAGACCGGACGGTGCGGCGCTGGCGGTAAGGAATCAACAGTATTTCCGGCAAGGCCGGCGATCAATCAATTTCTCCAGAAGAAACTCAGACTCGAATTTTATGTGGAGATA
Above is a window of Desulfomicrobium orale DSM 12838 DNA encoding:
- the lon gene encoding endopeptidase La, which produces MSEPIAFLRIPAESMFLPLMSLREVVMFPKAIVPLFVGRDSSIKAIETALEKYDKLIFLISQKDPGQERPDTDGLFDVGVVSKILQMLRLPDGTVKVLFEGLYRASWDRSEGLLSMDEIQMARVSALPDVAGADMEGEALVRTTHEVMEEYGQVNRKLAKEAILAITSISDPGHLADAVAPHLKASFDRKQTVLEILDPVRRLERVYELIQEEVEIFSLEKKIKNRVKKQMEENQKDYYLGEQLKAIHKEMGRDFDPKADMEELEAQLAAKNMPEQAREKVLAEMKKLRQTPSSSAEYAVLRNYVDWILALPWNVVREVDTDIAESQKILDADHYGLEKPKERILEYLAVQALVKKLRGPILCLVGPPGVGKTSLAKSIARATGREFVRLSLGGVRDEAEIRGHRRTYVGALPGKIIQSLKRVSSNNPVFCLDEVDKMSTDFRGDPSAALLEVLDPEQNIAFNDHYLDMDYDLSSIFFITTANSLQSIPLPLQDRMEVITIPGYLETEKECIATDFLLPRQLEQHGLKPGNLTLNRDAILEIIRRYTREAGVRGLERELASICRKVARMLVEEKDLERNVSVDKDMLGTYLGVPKVRHDQREDKAQVGVATGLAWTQTGGELLFVEAALMPGSGKVETTGKLGDVMQESARAALSYIRSRSELFGLRRDFYKDVDIHIHVPEGATPKDGPSAGITLTTCLVSALLNIPVRNDVAMTGEITLRGRVLPIGGVREKLLAAHRGLVSRVLLPAENERDLKEVPKAILKDVEIVLVESMDQVLCEALQDVTRESLFCSSADIIPLAKGLVRRDCTNPQ
- the clpX gene encoding ATP-dependent Clp protease ATP-binding subunit ClpX; this encodes MANGKNGGQLACSFCGKAQDEVQRIVAGPEVYICNECVALCCDIIKNDNRKEDAAPQEIPLPQEIKAALDDYVVGQHDAKKILSVAVYNHYKRIRYRAQATDDVELDKSNILLIGPTGSGKTLLAQTLARILKVPFAIADATTLTEAGYVGEDVENILVQLVQNADYDLEAAARGIIYVDEIDKISRKSDSPSITRDVSGEGVQQALLKIVEGTLANIPPKGGRKHPQQEFIRLDTSNILFIVGGAFIGLEDVVKQRVQGSVMGFGAKVRSKDENTQGALLRQVHPTDLIRYGLIPEFTGRISVITSLDELTEADLVRILQEPKNALIRQYKKMFELEGVELKFTTNALKAVAARAIKLETGARGLRSVMESIMLDIMYTIPSMKNVAECVINRAVVEDGKEPLILFKPEAKSA
- the clpP gene encoding ATP-dependent Clp endopeptidase proteolytic subunit ClpP is translated as MVRNSVFVIENTGRGERMYDIYSRLLKDRIVLLGTPIDDHVANSICAQLLFLESENPEKQINMYINSPGGSVTAGMAIYDTMQYISAPVATLCIGQAASMGAVLLAAGEKGMRYSLPHSRIMIHQPMGGFQGQASDIAIQAKEILRLRGALNGILASHTGQTLERVEQDTERDYFMSGEEAAEYGLIDQVLASRKELK